From a region of the Paenibacillus lutimineralis genome:
- a CDS encoding DsrE family protein has protein sequence MNNKVIFLTTDSLGDGDKELGAQLLETYVNLLKQRETLPAAVFCVNRGVLALTEQSFASLHLKELEDKGVPVFACGTCVDYYKIHDKLVAGKVSSMGYFMELAEKYEVVTIA, from the coding sequence ATGAACAACAAAGTTATTTTTCTGACGACGGATAGTCTTGGGGATGGAGATAAGGAGCTCGGAGCGCAGCTGCTAGAGACTTATGTAAATCTGTTGAAGCAGCGCGAGACTCTGCCGGCAGCGGTATTTTGCGTGAATCGGGGGGTGCTGGCATTAACGGAGCAATCCTTTGCATCTCTGCATTTGAAGGAGCTTGAGGACAAGGGGGTTCCTGTATTTGCTTGTGGGACTTGCGTTGACTACTATAAAATTCACGATAAGTTAGTGGCCGGGAAAGTGTCCAGTATGGGATATTTCATGGAACTTGCTGAAAAATACGAAGTTGTCACAATCGCGTAG
- a CDS encoding SpaA isopeptide-forming pilin-related protein, whose protein sequence is MKKFRRPLFLFLAIILMLNIVLPSSITRAEGETEDAIVTQESVTDDVYGKNALLGTGIEITENLITGVKIYNQQPIVENDGTIIVQGKEIQDVRPKPSDEVAIIYDWSLPNDRHTYDDGSTYTFYLPEEFAIPYELKGDLTGGVGKYVVTEDRQVIFTFNDQIRGQQLQGQFYVWLSFDQSKLGESLKHKIEFSSVGQQDITVNFANTADSKLKKTGAANKKNFNSDEIEWTIEFNQGEQEIKGAQLTDNLGDGLEIKGDITITVMEVLLNGDLKPTNNVRTETAFPINLGDTNKAYRVTYKTSVEAPTEGPFKKRPFTNTATLTGNDGYSKSIPSSVEISFNEPLNKKVGNTDIINTSPGSKWIVDWSIEYNYNQQKISQPIIKDTFGPSNGVHLNLVNDKVNVYKVDIDDNGNATRDALINEKEYDLKILKDASGFETGFTLEFNNEITEAYVIEYQTEITERIYSGQDVNNSVTFGTITKSDHKWLNERIFKKNVIREDFNKKEIEWELVLNEDKFDMSEIKIQDDYAGRHMELLKDSIKVNQLKLEDSAFELEPGNYSEGFTLKLKNGETINDTVTITYVTSFDPKAGKPAEGLYKNIATLSWEDINGQKSLVREDSVQPQDYTNNNGRKTGEYKAKDKAITWTVIANYNLFDVKDAIITDSLKGDQTYIDGSFEVNKLTLNTENNQVGLGDPVTNYELKLADDRKSFELKLGDIGEVAYQIKYKTSLNGDFNIKGEYSNNAALFDGSQELFSQEGKVTPKHGGELLYKTGAQVSKSDRALWTVTMNPSQSYIPVGSELTDTLSDNQILLADSLKLYETNLPENNSGNIQKGSQLNKDGNNDNDFFKLEAEGNTITLTFKKELKTAYILEYESFINTDTGQRLKNKAEFSGISISFIGEGNEEGIKVSLAGAGGGASTGSGKLKVLKVDDLNHPIKDVVFQLWNASNTTLLETLITDEKGEASTVRNYRLNSTDGLPYILKEVSTPSGYIKDTEYAAGKTIYFKDSDEPFKVINEIIRQGFELTKVDLADSSKTLKGAKFVLNQITSTFPNGTPIDILETDDSGKIAKGDLEPGRYQLVETKAPEFYKLDSTPITFDIVENQTAIKVLEKTNEWGSNAKLIVTKVNAKDQSAIEGVEFELRDSSDTLVGQGVTDKDGLIVFENLKYGNYTLVETKADGFVIEQAKTAVSIIQPETNQTIVNKENDRSVKLTKYDSGKNLKLQGAVFELWEQSILFDQEGNYLYQKVADIDESKLTTDKNGELFLDDLKPNKYQFIEVKAPAGYLLDKTPVPFEITDKQTETVFVEKTNNRIPSTGGGNGGGGGGGTPSVDPNPTPKPPVDPDKEVGPGENPDPTQPEGPKPGTEEPKPEPEKTTKPTDKVPATNKTPIKGKVEVPKNSTPKISEKPKNGKVTVDSKGNWVYTPDKGYVGHDSFKIKVTDALGNEVEYEVDVDVLPSADGTSTKGNSGKMLPKTGESSLLPIQLTGLALIALGIFLYFLRRKQLQHK, encoded by the coding sequence ATGAAGAAATTCAGAAGACCATTATTTTTATTTCTAGCTATAATTCTAATGCTGAATATCGTACTCCCTTCTTCAATCACTCGTGCTGAGGGTGAGACCGAAGATGCTATAGTCACTCAAGAGAGTGTAACAGATGATGTATATGGCAAGAACGCGCTCCTTGGCACTGGAATTGAGATTACAGAGAATCTGATTACAGGTGTTAAAATTTATAACCAACAACCCATTGTTGAAAATGACGGAACGATTATTGTACAAGGCAAAGAAATCCAGGATGTTCGGCCTAAACCTTCTGATGAAGTAGCCATTATTTATGACTGGTCCTTGCCGAATGATCGGCATACATATGACGATGGATCGACCTACACTTTTTATCTCCCTGAGGAGTTCGCCATACCGTATGAATTAAAGGGCGACTTGACCGGAGGGGTAGGAAAATATGTCGTTACCGAGGATAGACAAGTAATCTTTACATTTAACGATCAAATTCGCGGACAACAATTACAAGGACAATTCTATGTGTGGCTGTCTTTTGATCAATCCAAGCTTGGAGAAAGTCTGAAGCATAAGATTGAATTCAGTTCTGTTGGTCAGCAGGATATCACTGTGAATTTTGCCAACACGGCCGACAGTAAGCTCAAGAAAACAGGAGCTGCCAACAAAAAAAACTTTAACTCCGATGAAATCGAGTGGACGATTGAGTTCAACCAAGGAGAGCAAGAGATCAAAGGTGCCCAGCTCACGGATAATCTTGGAGATGGCTTGGAGATCAAAGGTGACATTACGATCACTGTGATGGAAGTTCTCTTAAATGGGGATTTAAAACCAACGAATAATGTAAGAACGGAAACGGCCTTCCCTATTAATCTAGGGGATACCAATAAAGCCTATAGAGTGACTTACAAGACAAGCGTTGAAGCTCCAACAGAAGGACCGTTTAAAAAAAGACCTTTCACGAATACCGCTACACTCACTGGAAATGACGGATACTCGAAAAGTATACCAAGCAGCGTAGAAATAAGTTTCAATGAACCTCTGAACAAGAAGGTTGGAAACACTGATATTATCAATACCAGTCCTGGCTCCAAGTGGATCGTCGATTGGTCTATCGAGTATAACTATAACCAGCAAAAGATAAGCCAGCCTATTATTAAGGACACGTTTGGACCGTCAAACGGGGTCCATCTCAATCTAGTTAATGACAAAGTCAATGTATACAAAGTTGACATTGATGATAATGGCAACGCTACTCGAGACGCTCTGATCAACGAGAAAGAATACGATTTGAAAATCCTGAAGGACGCCTCTGGATTTGAAACAGGCTTCACTTTAGAGTTTAATAACGAGATCACCGAGGCTTATGTCATCGAATATCAGACGGAAATAACGGAGCGTATTTACAGCGGTCAAGATGTTAACAACTCCGTGACTTTCGGAACAATAACGAAATCAGATCATAAATGGCTTAATGAACGGATCTTCAAAAAGAACGTAATACGCGAGGATTTTAACAAAAAGGAAATTGAATGGGAGCTTGTTCTCAATGAGGATAAGTTCGATATGTCCGAAATTAAGATCCAAGATGATTACGCGGGCAGACATATGGAGCTGCTCAAAGATAGTATTAAGGTGAATCAACTGAAGCTTGAGGATTCTGCCTTTGAGCTGGAACCAGGTAATTATAGTGAAGGATTTACACTCAAACTAAAAAACGGAGAAACAATCAATGATACAGTTACCATCACATACGTAACATCGTTTGATCCTAAGGCGGGCAAACCGGCAGAAGGGTTATATAAAAACATAGCAACATTGTCATGGGAAGATATAAATGGGCAAAAAAGTCTTGTAAGAGAAGACTCTGTCCAACCTCAGGACTATACCAATAATAACGGTAGAAAAACAGGCGAGTATAAGGCTAAGGACAAAGCAATCACTTGGACGGTTATTGCCAACTACAATCTATTTGATGTGAAGGATGCTATAATCACAGACTCCTTGAAAGGCGATCAGACGTATATAGACGGTTCCTTCGAGGTTAATAAGCTCACCCTAAATACGGAAAATAATCAGGTAGGTTTAGGTGATCCCGTTACAAATTATGAGCTTAAATTAGCTGATGATCGTAAAAGCTTCGAGTTGAAGCTTGGTGATATTGGCGAAGTAGCCTATCAAATCAAATACAAAACGAGTCTTAATGGCGACTTCAATATTAAAGGGGAGTATTCCAATAATGCAGCGCTATTTGATGGAAGTCAGGAGCTCTTTAGTCAAGAAGGCAAGGTAACACCAAAACACGGCGGCGAGCTGTTATACAAGACAGGAGCCCAAGTCAGCAAAAGCGATAGAGCCTTGTGGACAGTTACTATGAATCCTAGCCAATCTTATATTCCAGTGGGTTCCGAATTAACTGATACCTTATCTGACAATCAGATTTTATTAGCGGATTCTTTAAAACTGTATGAAACAAACCTTCCTGAAAACAACTCTGGAAATATTCAGAAAGGATCTCAGCTTAATAAGGATGGCAATAATGACAATGACTTCTTTAAGCTGGAGGCTGAAGGCAATACCATCACTCTCACATTCAAGAAGGAACTAAAGACAGCATATATCCTTGAATATGAATCATTTATTAATACAGATACTGGCCAAAGACTCAAGAATAAAGCCGAATTTTCCGGTATATCAATCTCGTTCATCGGTGAAGGTAATGAGGAAGGGATTAAAGTCTCGCTTGCTGGAGCAGGCGGGGGAGCCTCTACCGGAAGTGGAAAACTAAAGGTTCTGAAGGTAGATGATTTGAACCATCCAATTAAAGATGTTGTATTCCAGCTATGGAACGCATCTAACACCACTTTGCTTGAGACACTAATCACTGACGAGAAGGGGGAAGCCTCTACCGTTAGGAATTACCGACTCAACAGCACTGATGGCTTGCCCTATATTTTAAAAGAAGTCTCTACCCCTAGCGGTTATATTAAAGATACGGAATATGCTGCCGGGAAAACAATCTACTTCAAAGATTCTGACGAACCATTTAAGGTGATTAATGAAATTATTCGTCAAGGGTTCGAATTAACGAAGGTGGACTTGGCAGATTCGAGCAAGACCTTAAAAGGAGCAAAATTCGTATTAAATCAAATCACTAGCACTTTTCCAAATGGTACTCCTATCGATATTTTAGAAACGGATGATAGCGGAAAAATTGCTAAAGGTGATTTAGAGCCAGGGAGATATCAACTGGTTGAAACCAAAGCTCCGGAATTTTATAAATTAGATTCGACACCTATCACCTTCGACATTGTAGAGAATCAAACCGCAATCAAAGTACTAGAGAAAACCAACGAATGGGGTTCCAACGCAAAACTGATCGTAACCAAAGTGAATGCCAAAGATCAGTCCGCCATTGAAGGCGTTGAATTCGAGCTTCGCGACAGCTCCGATACGCTTGTCGGTCAAGGCGTTACCGATAAGGACGGCCTAATCGTGTTTGAGAATCTGAAATACGGCAACTATACGCTGGTTGAGACCAAGGCCGACGGCTTCGTCATTGAACAGGCTAAGACCGCGGTATCCATTATTCAGCCGGAGACAAACCAGACGATTGTGAATAAGGAGAACGACCGCTCCGTTAAGTTAACCAAATACGACTCAGGCAAAAATCTTAAGCTTCAGGGCGCTGTTTTCGAGTTATGGGAGCAATCGATTCTCTTTGATCAGGAAGGAAACTATCTATATCAAAAAGTTGCCGATATTGACGAGTCCAAATTGACTACGGACAAGAATGGGGAACTCTTCTTAGATGACTTGAAGCCGAACAAATATCAGTTCATCGAAGTCAAAGCACCTGCAGGGTACTTATTGGATAAGACACCAGTACCATTTGAAATTACGGATAAACAGACAGAAACTGTGTTCGTAGAAAAGACAAATAATAGAATACCATCCACCGGTGGTGGGAATGGCGGCGGTGGTGGCGGAGGTACTCCTTCAGTGGATCCGAATCCGACTCCTAAGCCTCCAGTAGATCCGGACAAGGAAGTTGGTCCTGGTGAGAATCCAGATCCAACTCAGCCGGAAGGGCCTAAGCCAGGAACCGAGGAGCCTAAGCCTGAGCCGGAGAAGACAACTAAGCCAACAGATAAGGTGCCAGCAACGAATAAAACGCCGATCAAAGGCAAGGTTGAAGTTCCTAAGAACAGCACGCCGAAAATTAGCGAGAAACCTAAGAACGGCAAAGTTACTGTAGACTCCAAAGGAAATTGGGTATACACGCCGGATAAAGGCTACGTAGGCCATGATTCCTTTAAGATCAAGGTTACAGATGCGCTAGGGAACGAGGTTGAATATGAAGTAGATGTCGATGTACTACCTAGTGCGGACGGTACGTCAACGAAAGGGAACTCTGGGAAGATGCTTCCTAAGACAGGCGAGTCCAGCCTTCTCCCTATCCAATTGACGGGTCTGGCACTGATTGCCCTTGGTATCTTCCTCTATTTCTTGAGAAGGAAGCAATTGCAGCATAAATAG
- a CDS encoding response regulator: MGMKVIIVDDESLAIFKMEKLLKEQTVVQDIEIIGSYMNPHEALEIAQRQFLQLAFLDIEMPEINGFELANQLLNIQPHIQIVFTTAFQEYALKAFEINALDYLLKPVSQDRLIITLQRIASSLQVSAGTKNAGSIQLNCLQSIHYIDANGETQYFAWRTLKAPELFAYLLYHHDKTVTKQDLIDLLWPEYDIEKSTAQLHTAIYQIRKVLKEARIELEIKYKDSGYSLLLGNQRLDVEAWESQVNQAPPVTAETLEQHLLILELYKGDYLADHRYVWAEYEQERLRLVWLAHIKQIAEFYLQRAMHTEAISLYQRIVDKLPHMEDGYFGLMQIYSTLNHQVEVRKMFQILTNRLQDEFDVTPSQELIDWYSKYSR; this comes from the coding sequence ATGGGAATGAAGGTAATTATCGTAGACGATGAAAGCCTTGCTATATTTAAAATGGAGAAGTTGCTGAAGGAACAGACCGTGGTCCAGGATATAGAAATCATCGGTTCCTATATGAATCCCCACGAAGCTCTTGAAATAGCCCAACGACAATTTCTGCAGCTGGCTTTCTTGGATATTGAAATGCCGGAGATCAATGGCTTTGAATTAGCCAATCAACTGCTGAATATCCAGCCGCATATTCAAATCGTATTCACCACCGCCTTTCAGGAATATGCCTTGAAGGCATTTGAAATCAACGCGCTCGACTATTTATTGAAGCCCGTGAGCCAGGATAGGTTAATTATCACCCTACAACGCATAGCATCTTCCTTACAAGTCTCTGCTGGAACGAAGAACGCCGGGTCGATCCAGCTTAACTGCTTACAGAGTATCCATTACATTGACGCTAATGGGGAAACGCAGTATTTTGCCTGGAGAACACTCAAAGCACCGGAGTTATTCGCTTATTTACTCTATCACCATGATAAGACCGTGACCAAGCAAGACTTGATCGACTTGTTATGGCCCGAATATGATATTGAGAAGTCAACTGCGCAATTACATACAGCAATATATCAGATTCGCAAGGTGCTCAAAGAAGCAAGGATTGAGCTTGAAATTAAGTACAAGGATAGCGGATACAGTCTGTTGCTGGGGAACCAGCGACTGGATGTTGAGGCCTGGGAATCCCAGGTGAATCAAGCTCCGCCGGTCACGGCCGAGACTCTGGAGCAGCATTTATTGATTCTGGAACTATACAAAGGAGATTATCTCGCAGACCATCGATATGTATGGGCCGAATACGAGCAGGAACGTCTCCGCTTAGTCTGGCTGGCCCATATTAAGCAGATCGCGGAGTTCTATTTGCAACGGGCAATGCATACTGAGGCGATATCACTATACCAGAGAATCGTAGACAAATTACCCCATATGGAAGACGGCTATTTCGGATTAATGCAAATCTATTCTACATTAAATCATCAAGTTGAAGTCAGGAAGATGTTCCAGATCCTCACCAACAGGCTGCAGGATGAATTCGATGTTACCCCGAGCCAAGAGCTCATAGATTGGTATTCAAAATATAGCAGATGA
- a CDS encoding aldehyde dehydrogenase — translation MKIVDYTLRRAVSKMAELNPETIIQLLKQQKSIINGGKTGSLEFRLQQLQALKRSVQQHEREIIQALHQDLRKPEFEAYSTEIGYLYDSIGYVMKNLHKWMKPDRVRNPLVHFGSRSYIYSEPYGSTLIIGPFNYPFMLVMDPLVGAIAAGNCAVIKPSEYTPHVSAVISKLISECFDESYVRVIQGGQETTSTLLQAPFDMVFFTGSVRVGKIVMKAAAEHLTPVVLELGGKSPCIVDKNVNLDVAAQRIVWGKYLNTGQTCVAPDYVLVHKDVRAQLIAKMKEYIISFYGTDSQLSPDYGRIVNHAHWQRLNGLLEGAVVAAGGQTDREDLYIAPTLLDGVNWSDKVMEDEIFGPILPVLEYHNLDQVIEAVNSRPKPLALYLFTNDKQIEQRIMSTVSFGGGCVNDTIMHLVSPYLPFGGVGSSGMGAYHGRHSFDAFSHKKSVLNRPTRINPSFLFPPYNAKKLGLVKRFLK, via the coding sequence ATGAAGATAGTGGATTATACGCTAAGAAGGGCAGTGAGTAAAATGGCGGAGTTAAATCCTGAGACGATTATACAATTACTTAAGCAGCAGAAGAGCATCATTAACGGGGGAAAGACCGGATCACTGGAGTTCAGGCTGCAGCAGCTTCAAGCATTGAAGCGGTCTGTCCAGCAGCATGAGCGTGAGATAATTCAAGCTTTGCATCAGGATTTGCGCAAGCCAGAGTTTGAGGCTTATTCGACAGAGATCGGATATTTGTACGATAGTATTGGTTATGTAATGAAGAACCTTCATAAGTGGATGAAGCCGGATCGCGTTCGTAACCCGCTCGTTCACTTTGGCTCTAGAAGCTATATATATTCGGAGCCTTACGGCTCGACCTTAATCATTGGGCCATTCAATTACCCATTCATGCTAGTGATGGACCCGTTGGTTGGGGCGATTGCAGCCGGAAATTGTGCAGTAATCAAGCCTTCAGAATATACGCCACATGTCTCAGCGGTCATCTCCAAATTGATTAGCGAATGCTTCGATGAGTCTTATGTGCGGGTCATTCAGGGAGGTCAGGAGACTACCTCTACATTGCTGCAGGCTCCATTCGATATGGTCTTCTTCACGGGGAGCGTGCGGGTTGGCAAGATTGTGATGAAGGCCGCGGCCGAGCATCTCACCCCGGTCGTATTGGAGCTTGGAGGCAAGAGTCCATGTATCGTCGATAAGAACGTAAATCTGGATGTAGCGGCACAGAGAATTGTGTGGGGAAAATACTTGAATACAGGGCAAACCTGTGTGGCCCCTGACTATGTGCTTGTTCATAAGGACGTCCGTGCACAATTAATTGCGAAGATGAAGGAATATATCATTTCTTTCTACGGAACGGATTCACAGTTAAGTCCCGACTATGGCCGCATCGTCAATCATGCACATTGGCAACGTCTAAATGGACTATTGGAAGGTGCTGTTGTAGCAGCAGGAGGGCAGACTGACCGGGAGGATTTATATATTGCGCCTACGTTGCTTGACGGTGTGAATTGGAGCGACAAGGTGATGGAGGATGAGATATTCGGTCCGATCCTGCCGGTGTTGGAGTATCATAATCTGGATCAGGTGATTGAGGCGGTGAACTCCAGGCCGAAGCCGTTGGCGCTGTACTTATTTACGAATGATAAACAGATTGAACAGCGGATAATGAGTACAGTGTCTTTTGGCGGAGGATGTGTGAACGATACAATCATGCACTTAGTCAGTCCCTATCTCCCATTCGGGGGAGTTGGCTCTTCAGGGATGGGAGCCTATCATGGGCGGCACAGCTTCGATGCCTTCTCGCATAAGAAGAGTGTGCTGAACAGGCCGACACGGATTAATCCAAGCTTCCTGTTCCCACCTTACAATGCTAAGAAATTAGGACTTGTGAAGAGGTTTTTGAAGTAA
- a CDS encoding GerAB/ArcD/ProY family transporter yields MNKYRQSNISARQLTTLTVFFTIGSGILIVPSSVTTIARQDAWIACLVGLAIGILILCMFNLLTKLYPQLNLVQMMEAVFGKWLGKLIALLVVVSLFITGPSPALYFTSNFITTQIMPETPTQAINILFVVVIIMGARLGLETIARSSELMFFPFIILFISFVILILNQTQTQNILPVMENGMRPIWSASLDFMATVLLPHITLLIFHSSAVNKPKEARRALLIGSAMGGLAITLIVALSILVFGPDIIISSMYPSYLLAQKINIGNFLQRIEVIMAIMWYTTLFIRIAIYIFFTAISLTYIFNLRNYRPLVMPLGMILVSLSEIVYPNVSFHQTWDSSTWVSYTLVLSVFLPVVMLLTHMIRNMATNGANPASNASNAPNSSNPSNSQNSSSSSESSSSSGPSDSSSSSNSSMASSSSDSAGKSDSSGSSGSSGSSGSSGSSGSSGSSNSADSSGSSSSSDSSDSSGSP; encoded by the coding sequence ATGAACAAGTATCGCCAATCCAACATATCGGCACGACAACTGACTACCCTGACCGTCTTCTTCACGATCGGCAGCGGTATACTTATCGTTCCATCCAGTGTGACTACGATAGCAAGGCAGGACGCGTGGATCGCTTGTCTTGTAGGGCTAGCTATCGGAATATTGATACTGTGCATGTTCAACCTGCTAACTAAGCTTTATCCCCAGTTAAACCTGGTCCAGATGATGGAGGCGGTCTTTGGCAAATGGTTGGGTAAACTGATCGCTCTATTAGTTGTAGTGAGCCTATTTATAACGGGTCCGTCCCCGGCGCTCTATTTCACCAGCAACTTTATAACGACACAGATCATGCCAGAGACACCGACGCAGGCCATCAATATTCTATTTGTCGTAGTGATCATCATGGGTGCTAGGCTTGGGCTTGAGACCATCGCCCGTTCCTCTGAGCTAATGTTCTTCCCATTTATTATCCTGTTCATCTCGTTCGTCATACTTATCCTGAACCAGACTCAGACACAGAATATTCTCCCGGTGATGGAGAACGGAATGAGGCCGATTTGGTCCGCCTCACTGGATTTCATGGCGACCGTCTTGCTGCCGCATATCACCTTGCTTATATTCCATTCCTCCGCGGTAAATAAGCCAAAGGAAGCACGGAGAGCTCTGCTCATAGGGAGTGCTATGGGAGGGCTGGCCATCACTCTGATCGTTGCTCTATCTATATTAGTCTTCGGGCCAGACATTATTATCAGCAGTATGTACCCAAGCTATCTATTAGCGCAAAAAATAAATATCGGCAATTTCCTGCAGCGAATTGAGGTCATTATGGCAATTATGTGGTATACCACGTTGTTCATCAGAATTGCGATATATATTTTTTTCACAGCTATCAGCTTAACTTATATATTCAATCTGCGGAACTATCGTCCTCTGGTTATGCCCCTTGGCATGATCCTGGTGAGCCTGTCAGAGATTGTCTACCCTAACGTCTCGTTCCATCAAACCTGGGATAGCTCAACATGGGTATCCTATACCCTGGTTCTGTCTGTGTTCCTGCCAGTTGTCATGCTGCTCACCCATATGATTCGTAACATGGCAACTAACGGAGCCAATCCGGCTTCTAATGCTTCTAATGCGCCTAACTCATCAAATCCGTCGAATTCGCAAAACTCATCGAGCTCTTCAGAATCGTCCAGTTCATCAGGGCCATCAGACTCATCAAGTTCGTCGAATTCGTCAATGGCATCGAGTTCTTCAGACTCGGCAGGGAAATCTGACTCTTCGGGGTCTTCGGGGTCTTCGGGCTCTTCGGGCTCTTCGGGCTCTTCGGGCTCTTCGGGCTCTTCAAACTCTGCAGACTCGTCGGGCTCTTCAAGTTCATCAGACTCGTCAGATTCGTCAGGTTCACCTTAG